In the genome of bacterium, the window TGAGTAATGACATTGTCAAGGTGGTCATTTCTGTAAAAGGAATGGCGACGAACCCGGTCTGTTTATCCGTGGTCGGGATGGCCACCACCAATTGGGTGTCAAGTAACGCCGCCTGGGTGGTGTTTGATATCACCCGCGCGAGGAGCAAATGGACCTGGGCCGATGTGAGCAACCTGACGGCAAAGATCACCCTCCCCGCCGGATCTACGAATGCCGTGCCCGTGTGGCTGGATGGGTTCACCTTGAAAGTGGCCTACCGGCATTTTGATCCCGGGCGGGATCCGCTGGATTGGCTCTACTTCTACGATATGTCGCACAATCTGGTGTCCAGTGACCGGGGCGGTTGCGCCCAGCAGTTTGCCTATGACGGTCGTAACAATCTGGTCGCCTGGACGGATCCCGAAAATCACACGCGCCGGTATGACTATGATCTCGTATTCAATCAGCCGGTCCGGACCTGGGATCCGGCCGGCCGGGTAACGACGATGGACTATGATGCCTGCGGGCGATTGATCCGGACGACCGATGCGGCGGGGAATATCTCCACGATGGCGTATGACCGCTATGGAAACGTGGTCCGGACCACGGATGCGGACGGGGCTGTGGAAGATACCGCGTATGATGAGAACGGCCTGAATGTCGTCAAAAGCCGGAACCGGCGGGGCTTTGAAACGGTGTACGAGGCGGATGCCTACGGGAATTGCACCCGGGTGACCGCGCCGGACGGAGGGCGCCGCCATGCCACGTTTAATGCGGGCGGTTGGAAGTTGTCCGAACGGGATGAGGCCGGAATTGAAACGCGGTATCAGTATGACCGGAACGGCTGCCTCACCAATATCATCCATGCCGCAGGAACCCTCGAGGAGGCTGCGGAAGGCCGGCAGGTGGATGGTCGCAACTTGGAAATCGCACACCTGGATCCGTACGGCCGGGCGGAGACCATCGAATATGATGCCGACGGACGTCCCCTCTGCCTAACGGACCGGTTGGGCGGGCAGACGGTGACCGAGTATGATGAAAATGGCTATCCCTGGCGGCTCACGGATGCACTGGGGCAGACCCGTGAGACCATTCGGGATGAGCGGGGAAATGGTATTGCCACCTTTGACCGGCGGGGCGTCGGGTCATCCTGTGTGTATGATCGCAACAACAACCCCATCCTCGCCGTTGACCCGGCGGGGAACCGGGTGACGACCACATACGATGTGCAGGGAAACAAATCGATGGAGACCTATCAGTGGGCGGGCTATCCCAGGTGTCCTGAAGCGGATCGCCCCGAGCGGCTGACGATCGCCTATGCCTGTGATGCGCTGAACCGGATCACGAATCAAACCGTGGGTGTTGGCCGGCGCGATGCCCGGACCACGCTCTTCCGTTATAATGCGGCCGGGCAGATTCTCGCTGAGACGGATCCGCTCGGCAATGTCCGGCACCAGGGCTATGACGCCTGCGGAAACCTCACGAATTCCTGCCTCGTGGATGCCACGGGGAAATGGATCGAATGGAGCTCGTCCGTCTATGACAGTGCGGATCGGGTGGTCATGGAAATCAAAGGCGGGCTGGCGACGAACCGGTTCGAGTATGATCCCCGAGGACTCAAAGTCGCCTCTGTGGATCCGCATGGCCACCGCACGACTTTCACGTATGACCGGCACCGGCGGCTGGTGGCAACGGATGATCCGGACGGGACGAAGCATCAGGTCGCCTACGACCGGTGCGGGAATAAGGTTCGTGAGGTCGTAAGTGGAGGGGCCGTCAGCGGGTATGAGTGGGATGCCGCAGGCAGGTTGATACGCCAGGTAGAGGGGTTTGGCCGCCCGGATGCCCGGGTCAGTTCCTGCCTTTATGATCCCCTGGGGCGGCTGACAGCCCGGGTCAACCCGCTGGGGCACAGTACCCGTAACACCTATGACGAAGAGGGCCATGTCACCAGTGAGACCAATGCGCTGGGAGTGCCCAAAACCTTTTATTATGACGCCGCAGGCCGCGTGACGAATACCGTCGATGCGCTCGGCTTCCACATCACGCAATCGCTGGACGGGCGCGGCAAGCTCTGGAAACTACGTGATCAGAGAGGGGGCGTGACCACCTCGCGATACGATGCCTATGGACGCTTGATCCGCACGACCGATGCGCTTGGGCATAGCGTCGTCTTTGAGTATGACCTGCGTGATAACAAAATCAGCGAGACCGATCCGCGGGGAGTGGCCACCCGTTATGAATATGATGCCGCCAACCGGGTCACCAACAAAGTCTCAGGGGTCGGCCTTGTTGCCTCCGTAAGCGCCTCCACGGTCTATGATCCATTGGGGCGGGCGGTGATGTCCACCCTTTCAGGAAGGCCCGGTTCCGCCCTGTCCAGAACCGGTCGTGCGTTTGACCCGGTGGGAAATCTGCTGGCCATTACCGGTGCCTGCGGGGCGGTGACCTGCCAAGCCTATGATGTCATGGACCGCCCGATCGAGGAACGTGATGCGGCAGGCGGCGTGACCCGGACGCAGTATGACCCGCGCGGCCATGTGCTGGCCCGGGTGGACGCCCTGGGCGCGATGGAACGCTTCAGTTATGACGTCTATGGCCAGATGCGGACCCGCACGGATGAGGCCGGTGCGACCACCCGGTATGAGGTGGATCTGCTGGGGCGGGTGACTAACACCGTGGATGCGCTGGGGGGCGCGGAAAGCCGGCAACTGGATGCCGGCGATCATCCCGTGCGGGTCCAGTCACCGGATGGAGCCGTGTCCCTGTTTGAGTATGACCGTCTGGGGCGTCTGACCAACACTGTGGATGCCGGCGGGTATCAGACCTGCAGAACCCTGGATGCGGCCGGAAATGTGACAGGGGAAACCGACCGGAGAGGCGGGCGGACCGGGTATGAGTATGACGTCCTGAATCGACCGGTTGCGATCAGTGACCCGGCTTCAAACACCTTGTATCTCGCTTACGACCCCGCAGGGAATAAAGTCCGGGAAGGGCTGCCCTCAGGGTTGGTCATCACCTATGGCTATGACGGGCTGGGGCGGCAGGTGCTCAAGACCGTTGGTGCCGGGAGAGCCGATGCCCGCCGGACCCGGTACGAGGTGGACTATGCCGGCCGGGTGGTGGCGGAGTGGAACCCGTTGGGCCAGGCACTGCACATGGGTTACGATGCCAATGGGAACAGAACCAATAGTGTTGACGCCCGGGGGAACCAGACCCGGTTTCGGTATGATGCGCTCAACCGGTTGATCCAGACCACCGATGCGATGGGGCAGACCGCCAGTGTTGAATATGATGCACTGGGCCGGGTGGTGCGGGCCATCAACCGGCGCGGGGGTGTCACACGGCATCAGTATGACGCCGCGGGCCGCCTGATCGTCCTGCAGGATCCGGAAGGAAATCTTAAGCAGAACCGCTATGATGGCCTGGGCCGGTTGGTTGAGGAACGGGCGCCCAATGGGCTCCGGACGCAGGTGTCCTATGATGCCGCCGGGCGGGTGACGAACCGGACGAGCGTGGCGTCCGATGGCGAAAGCCGCAGTGAGTCCCGGGGGTACGACCGGCTGGGCCGCCAGAGTTTCAGTCGCAATGCCATGGGGCTGATCACCGAATTTACGCGCGATGCCAATGGGAATGTGGTGGCCGAGTCCGTTCGCAATGCCGGGGGCACGGTGTTGAGGACCAAACGCTTTGAATATGATTCACGGAATCAGCCGGTGGAGGAGGTGGACTATCAGGGTGCGGTCTGGCGGACTGACTATGATGCCATCGGTCGAAGGGTGGCGACGACAGATCCCCTGGGTCACCGGACAACCTATGAGTGGAATGTTTTCAATGAACTGACCGCCACCACCGATCCGGCCGGGTATCGCTCGGAGATCACCTATGACGGGTGCGGCCGGGAAACAGAACGGCGCGATGCGTTGGGTCAGCGAACGCGTTTCCGGTACGATCCCAATGGCAATCGGGTGGCCGTGATTGACGACAACGGCAGGGCCGTTTTGCTGGGCTACGATCCACTTAACCGTTTAAGTACTCGAAATGACGCCTTGCCGGATGTTTCCCTGGATGTCCTGATGCGCTCGGACGTGAATGGAGACGGGCACATCGACGCCGCCGATGTGACGGCGCTGGAAGGGGGCCTGCAATGAGGCGTGCAATTTCTTTACTGTCGTCCCTGCTACAAAGAGGTTTTGACAGAGCAAAACCCTCCATTTCTGGAAATATTCAATGGAGGGCGCCGCTCTGTCGGCGCCAGCGAACTCCCGCCATTAAGAGGCGTGCGTTCTTTTATTGTTTCTATGCTCTGCTCTTTGCAACCTCCGTCGCTCTCGCCGCTCCTGATTGGTGGCTGTACCGCGGAGTGGTGGATACCAACGTGCTGCCTAACGACTATGCGCCTGTAATCCGAGGGCAGTTGTGCTGGCTGGCCGGGCAGGCGGGTGCTGAACTCGAAGCCAAATTACCCGGTGGGGCGAATGACGCCATTCGGGCAGGAGTAACTAATCTGATGGCTGGCGATCCGGGCGGGCTGGTCAATCTGGGACAGCTCAAGCAAGTGCTGGCCCCGTATTACCAGCGGTTAATGGAGGAAGGCGTGGTGGCTGACTATCCCTGGGCTGATTATGGAGCCTGGGCGGATTACAGTCCTGTCAACATCGGGCAGGTGAAGCAGGCGTTTGATTTTCAATTGAACGGGGTCCGTTTCTCTCCCTCCATCAGCGGGGTCATCGGGTATTCCGGCGTCCAAACGGGGCGGGTCCGGGTGATCGCCCGTCCCTGGTCAGGCTTGGGGCTGGAGGCGGTCGCGAATGGAGCCGGGCCCGGGCCGTATCATCTGGTGGTCGACGGCCAACAGACCAATTGGGCGGTCGAGGCGTGGCGGGATTCAAACCCGAACGCCGTGTGTGACTCCTGGGAGGCGTCTGGCCTGTATGTGTTCAATCCGGTTCGGGTCACGGGCGTTGTGAGTGGGATCGATTTTGTGCTTCAGGATCCGGATGAGGATGGGGATGGGCTGCCCGGCTATCTGGAGCGGGAATGGGGACTGGATCCCGAATGGCCACAGGATGGGCAGAGTGACGCAGATGGGGATGGCTTGTCGCGGGCGTTGGAATGGCAGGCGGGTACGGATCCTGACAACGGGGATTCGGATGGCGACGGAATGGGCGATGGCGCGGAACTGTTGAACGGAACGTCACCCCTCTTGGCGAATAACCATACCAGGCTTCCCTTCGTGGAGTCATTTGAACTCCCCTCTGTGACCTGCGGCGAACTGGCCGGCCAGAATGGGTGGAGCGGGGACCGGAGCAATGTGGCCTGGGTGGTCACCCATTCCGTTACGGACAGTCTGCAGGAGTTGACCCTGGGAGCGAATCCTGATTCGGGCAGTCTGATCATGCATCCGCTGGCTACGCATGGTCTTGGGGTCATATGGATTGAACTACGTGCGGCTCCCGTCCGACGTCTGGCTGGCGCGCCGGCATCGGTATCGGCGGGGGTGGCTTCGGCGTTTTATTTCAATGGGGACGGTCGCCTCATGGTCTATGACGCCAGCTTGATTCCCGGCAGATGGGTTTGCCAGACGAATGCGGCACCGCTGGAGTTGGGTGCCATGGCCCGGCTTACCGTCCGCCATGACTACGCGGGACAGTGCTGGGGGCTGTGGCTTGACGGTACCAATGTGGTCCACAGTCTGCCCTTTGCCTCGCGGGTTCCGGAACTGTCCCGATTGCAGTTACGCAGTGCCTTGTTTCAGCAGGCCCGGTTCGACGATATCACGGTGTCCACCAATACGCCCGCCGGCTTCACGGTCGACTCGGATGGCGATGGCCTGCCGGATGAGTGGGAGCAGGCGCATGGGCTTGATCCGTATCACCCGATGGATCCGTCCGATCCAGCGGATTTTGACCCCGACTTCGATGGCCTCTCCAATCTCCAGGAATTTCAGATGGGCCTCAATCCGCGCAATTCCGACAGCGATGGCGACGGGCTCAGCGATGGGGTTGAGTGGGCCCTGCAGACCTCGCCGACCCAGGCTGATAACACCATTACAGCAACGGTTCCCTTTGTTGAACCATTTGAAGCCCCGGCGATCAGCTTGGGCGAGTTGAATGGCCAGCATGGGTGGTTGGCTACGCTCCCCGATTGGGCCATGGTGCGAACCAATCGCTCAAGTGAAGGGCTCCAGGCGTTAAGCTTAACGGCCACCACCAACGAGGCGGCCCGTCTGGTCCAGATTCTCAAAGGCGCGCCGGGCGTCACTACGTGGACCGATTTCAGGGTGATCCCTGTTCAGCGTCTTCGGACGGCGCGGCCCTCCCTGCACGCCGCCTCAACGGCCGCCTTCTACATCAGTGCGGCTGGCTATCCGGTGGTGGCGAGTGGCTCGAACTGGCTGGAACTGACCAACGTGCCCGCGATCACCGGCACCAACTGGAGTCGCTTTACGGTGATGCAGGATTTCTCGAATCAAGTGTGGAGCCTCTGTCTGGATGGAACGCCGGTGGTTGAGTCGCTTGGGTTTGTGCACCGGGTGACCAGTTGTGTCGGTCCGCGATTTTCAGGCCCCAGTTATACCAACGCCTGGCTGGACGATATCCGGGTGACTGCCGTGGCGCCGGGAGACATCGATAGTGATGGCGACGGCATGCCGAATGACTGGGAGTGGCTCCATGGACTTGACCCGTTTCATATGTCGGATTCATCCGATCCCGATCAGGATGGGCTCTCCAATCTCGACGAATACCGGCTCGGTCTCGATCCCCTCAATCCCGACAGTGATGGGGATGGGCTCGGGGATGGGACCGAGCAGGCGCGTGGGCTGTCGCCCACCCAGGCTGCCTCATATCTGGCCCTCCCCTTCAGTGAGTCATTTGAGGCGCCTGGCGTTACCAATGGGCTTCTTGCCGGGCAGCACGGGTGGCAGGGTCTGACAAATGCCGCGGGCGCGGCGGTCGGCACGAACCGGGTGTATGCCGGTACGCAGGCATTGCAGTTGGGTGGCCAGATGGCTCCGGTGTCCCTCTATCAGCCGCTCGCGGCGGGCGGGAAGTCGATGGTCTGGTCCGATTTACGGAGTATCCCGGTGTTCCGTACTGAAGCCGCCCCGCCGGTTCTGGAGCCTGCCACGACGGCCGGTTTCTATGTCGATCGGGACGGTCGGCTCGTGGTGTCGGATTCCACTCATTGGGTGACGCTGACGAACGCCCCGGTGTTGGTGACCAACAGTTGGACGCGTTTCACAACCTGTCAGGATTACAGTAACCGGATATGGAGCCTCTACCTGGACGGCTGGCCGGTGGCGACGGGGCTTGTATTCGCCGCCAGTGCTCCGCGTGAATACTCCGGACTGCTGGTGAAACAGGCGTCGCAGCGGCCGGCCTATCTCGATGCCATTTTGGTGTCAGCCGATCGCTCGGACTTATCCGACCGATTCTATCTGTCCGATTGGTCTGATTTGGCGGACGGAGGTGATCCGGACCATGACGGCCTTGCCAATAACGAGGAGTATCGGCTGGGGTCGGACCCGCAGAATGCCGATAGCGATCGCGATGGGATGGGCGATAGCGCGGAAACCCGGCTTGGCTTCGATCCGGCGGTCTCAAATCACTTTGATGGGCTTCCTCTTTTGGAGCCGTTCGAGGCCCCGGCGATAACCAACGGGAGCCTCGCCGGTCAGCAGGGGTGGGTGGCGAGTGCCACGAGCGGCGCCTGGATTCAGACGAATTGTGTTTATGCGGGTCAACAGGCCTTACGGGTGTCGGTTAGTGGGAGCGTTTCCCGGGTGGTGGCGGCCGGTGGCCAGGCGGTGGTCTGGATTGACTTCCAAGCCCGCCCGGTGAGAAGCGATCTTGAAAGCCCGCCTAGGGTGGGGGCAAGCGCCGCTACCGGATTCTTTGTCAATCGGACAGGACAAGTCATGGTGTGCACGGCGTCGGGCTGGGAGCCGGTGTCCACCCAGGAGCCGGTGTCGACCTCCGCGTGGACGCGGTTCACGGTGCAGGCCGATTATGAAACGCAATGCTGGGCACTCTGGCTTAATGGAGTGTGTGTGGCCGCCGCGCTCCCGTTTGCGCATCCGGTGAATGAGTTCTCGCTGTTCCGGGTATCGGCGCCCGATAGCGGGTCAGGATATATTGACTCCCTGGCCATTACCACGAACGAGCCCGCCAGCCTCGACGATGATGGCGATGGGCTGCCGAATTCTTGGGAGCGGCAGTTTGGCTTTTCTTCCTCCTATCCGTCGGATCCATCCCATTCGTCCGATGCCGAGACCGATCCCGATCAGGACGGCCTCAGCAACCTTGAAGAATGGGCGCTGGGCACTGACCCCCGCAATCCGGACAGCGATGGCGATGGCCTGGTCGATGGACATGACGGGGTCATGCCGATTGGTCTTTTTCTGCAAGGCGTGGATCGGAATGGGGATGGCTATGCGGATGGTGAGGCGGATAATGGCTGTGATCCCCTGAAGGCAGATACGGATGGGGATGGGTTTGCTGACGGAGTCGAAGTCGTCAATGATTTCAATGCCATGCAGGATTCGCTCGCGGTGGGTCTGGCGGCGTGGTACCGGCTGGATGAGACCAACGGGCTGGTGATGGTCGACAGTTCCAGTAACCAGCTCGATGGGGTGTGGTTGGGTGGCGGGGCACCCACCAGTACGATTGGCCGGGTGGGGCGGGCCGTGGAATGTGACGGGGTGTCAAGCGGGATTCAAACCCCCGGCTCATCCTTGCTTGACCTCTCCAGCAATATGACGCTCATGGCGTGGGTCCGGCCGGATGGAGGGAACGCGACGGGGACGCAAGCGGTGGTCGTGCGGCAGGGGGGCGTGGGACTTCAACTGACCCGGCGTAGGCCTGAGGTCAGGTTGCCCGGCCATGTGCCGGAGGTGGTGTCGGCGCCGGTGACCCTTCCGGCAGGGGAGTGGGCTCAATTGGTCGCGGTGTTCAGTGGGAGCAATGTGAGCCTCTGGGTGGATGGCCAGATGGTGCTGAGGGAAGCGGTTTTGACGGAGCAAAACCCTCCATCGGAATGGAGGGCGCCGCTCTGTCGGCGCCTTTTGGAGGAGGGTTTGATGGGACAAAACCCGCCCTTGCCGTGGGGTATCGGGTGTGATGTGGGGGCGACCAATCTCTGTTTTGCGGGAGGACTGGATGAAGTCCGGATGTATCACCGTGCGCTCAGTCTGGCGGAGATTCAGGAACTCTATGCGCTGGGGGCTGATCCCGATGGGGACACCCGTGGCACTCAGGACGAGTTGCGTGAGGGCTCGGACCCGGCGCAACGGCTCGTATCAGCGAGACTCGTTGGCGATCTGGATGGCGATGGGCGTGTGACCGTGCGTGACCGCGACCGGCTTCAGGCCCTGGTT includes:
- a CDS encoding DUF6531 domain-containing protein, with the translated sequence MRPFIKAFDRACGTKPSIWRRVKAGGFLFACWLSFCLPLHAAPQAAPSAVVIKRFSGIPVEMATGEFVQREAPDIRIKSRGLNLEVCRNYRSRREAGGVFGYGWDWNQGEHLEFPGDLVIHYVTPDGTIPIMPDVSYTSAYARVCLNASSWSQGTQATGAPDAIGGYGNVAHYYGPIASLQPLVVGGWTFSPPAGPSTILQVDLASIGATAYDSDHPQYGVSLNLSAGGAASVGWGHRAYDFDYVNITADRASWTWADVNAVQARLELGAYTQNVPMDVIVDTFHLGITYTRNAGGEYKYLPGSTFELVKTNNEYWINNKNRTRLAFALDGRLLRKTDASGNTLAFHYDEAGRLLRMADDLRQSITFSYENGLPDARITGLSDHLGRSVGYAYRGDDLVAVTNVLGAVTRYEYADTEGAVTLRHNLVRRTDPVGHAVTLAYYTTNSTPDRVCRYWDGERAEGLSNEVDYLYLKGTTYSWRPGSKSIQGVVYNSSNDISQVYVREGELTYGESDGINLVAQHPAANVSSLDTSVWKNIESALGGADGWMAYNPALRTNSALAVSGWGFAVPGLSNDIVKVVISVKGMATNPVCLSVVGMATTNWVSSNAAWVVFDITRARSKWTWADVSNLTAKITLPAGSTNAVPVWLDGFTLKVAYRHFDPGRDPLDWLYFYDMSHNLVSSDRGGCAQQFAYDGRNNLVAWTDPENHTRRYDYDLVFNQPVRTWDPAGRVTTMDYDACGRLIRTTDAAGNISTMAYDRYGNVVRTTDADGAVEDTAYDENGLNVVKSRNRRGFETVYEADAYGNCTRVTAPDGGRRHATFNAGGWKLSERDEAGIETRYQYDRNGCLTNIIHAAGTLEEAAEGRQVDGRNLEIAHLDPYGRAETIEYDADGRPLCLTDRLGGQTVTEYDENGYPWRLTDALGQTRETIRDERGNGIATFDRRGVGSSCVYDRNNNPILAVDPAGNRVTTTYDVQGNKSMETYQWAGYPRCPEADRPERLTIAYACDALNRITNQTVGVGRRDARTTLFRYNAAGQILAETDPLGNVRHQGYDACGNLTNSCLVDATGKWIEWSSSVYDSADRVVMEIKGGLATNRFEYDPRGLKVASVDPHGHRTTFTYDRHRRLVATDDPDGTKHQVAYDRCGNKVREVVSGGAVSGYEWDAAGRLIRQVEGFGRPDARVSSCLYDPLGRLTARVNPLGHSTRNTYDEEGHVTSETNALGVPKTFYYDAAGRVTNTVDALGFHITQSLDGRGKLWKLRDQRGGVTTSRYDAYGRLIRTTDALGHSVVFEYDLRDNKISETDPRGVATRYEYDAANRVTNKVSGVGLVASVSASTVYDPLGRAVMSTLSGRPGSALSRTGRAFDPVGNLLAITGACGAVTCQAYDVMDRPIEERDAAGGVTRTQYDPRGHVLARVDALGAMERFSYDVYGQMRTRTDEAGATTRYEVDLLGRVTNTVDALGGAESRQLDAGDHPVRVQSPDGAVSLFEYDRLGRLTNTVDAGGYQTCRTLDAAGNVTGETDRRGGRTGYEYDVLNRPVAISDPASNTLYLAYDPAGNKVREGLPSGLVITYGYDGLGRQVLKTVGAGRADARRTRYEVDYAGRVVAEWNPLGQALHMGYDANGNRTNSVDARGNQTRFRYDALNRLIQTTDAMGQTASVEYDALGRVVRAINRRGGVTRHQYDAAGRLIVLQDPEGNLKQNRYDGLGRLVEERAPNGLRTQVSYDAAGRVTNRTSVASDGESRSESRGYDRLGRQSFSRNAMGLITEFTRDANGNVVAESVRNAGGTVLRTKRFEYDSRNQPVEEVDYQGAVWRTDYDAIGRRVATTDPLGHRTTYEWNVFNELTATTDPAGYRSEITYDGCGRETERRDALGQRTRFRYDPNGNRVAVIDDNGRAVLLGYDPLNRLSTRNDALPDVSLDVLMRSDVNGDGHIDAADVTALEGGLQ
- a CDS encoding LamG-like jellyroll fold domain-containing protein, which translates into the protein MRRAISLLSSLLQRGFDRAKPSISGNIQWRAPLCRRQRTPAIKRRAFFYCFYALLFATSVALAAPDWWLYRGVVDTNVLPNDYAPVIRGQLCWLAGQAGAELEAKLPGGANDAIRAGVTNLMAGDPGGLVNLGQLKQVLAPYYQRLMEEGVVADYPWADYGAWADYSPVNIGQVKQAFDFQLNGVRFSPSISGVIGYSGVQTGRVRVIARPWSGLGLEAVANGAGPGPYHLVVDGQQTNWAVEAWRDSNPNAVCDSWEASGLYVFNPVRVTGVVSGIDFVLQDPDEDGDGLPGYLEREWGLDPEWPQDGQSDADGDGLSRALEWQAGTDPDNGDSDGDGMGDGAELLNGTSPLLANNHTRLPFVESFELPSVTCGELAGQNGWSGDRSNVAWVVTHSVTDSLQELTLGANPDSGSLIMHPLATHGLGVIWIELRAAPVRRLAGAPASVSAGVASAFYFNGDGRLMVYDASLIPGRWVCQTNAAPLELGAMARLTVRHDYAGQCWGLWLDGTNVVHSLPFASRVPELSRLQLRSALFQQARFDDITVSTNTPAGFTVDSDGDGLPDEWEQAHGLDPYHPMDPSDPADFDPDFDGLSNLQEFQMGLNPRNSDSDGDGLSDGVEWALQTSPTQADNTITATVPFVEPFEAPAISLGELNGQHGWLATLPDWAMVRTNRSSEGLQALSLTATTNEAARLVQILKGAPGVTTWTDFRVIPVQRLRTARPSLHAASTAAFYISAAGYPVVASGSNWLELTNVPAITGTNWSRFTVMQDFSNQVWSLCLDGTPVVESLGFVHRVTSCVGPRFSGPSYTNAWLDDIRVTAVAPGDIDSDGDGMPNDWEWLHGLDPFHMSDSSDPDQDGLSNLDEYRLGLDPLNPDSDGDGLGDGTEQARGLSPTQAASYLALPFSESFEAPGVTNGLLAGQHGWQGLTNAAGAAVGTNRVYAGTQALQLGGQMAPVSLYQPLAAGGKSMVWSDLRSIPVFRTEAAPPVLEPATTAGFYVDRDGRLVVSDSTHWVTLTNAPVLVTNSWTRFTTCQDYSNRIWSLYLDGWPVATGLVFAASAPREYSGLLVKQASQRPAYLDAILVSADRSDLSDRFYLSDWSDLADGGDPDHDGLANNEEYRLGSDPQNADSDRDGMGDSAETRLGFDPAVSNHFDGLPLLEPFEAPAITNGSLAGQQGWVASATSGAWIQTNCVYAGQQALRVSVSGSVSRVVAAGGQAVVWIDFQARPVRSDLESPPRVGASAATGFFVNRTGQVMVCTASGWEPVSTQEPVSTSAWTRFTVQADYETQCWALWLNGVCVAAALPFAHPVNEFSLFRVSAPDSGSGYIDSLAITTNEPASLDDDGDGLPNSWERQFGFSSSYPSDPSHSSDAETDPDQDGLSNLEEWALGTDPRNPDSDGDGLVDGHDGVMPIGLFLQGVDRNGDGYADGEADNGCDPLKADTDGDGFADGVEVVNDFNAMQDSLAVGLAAWYRLDETNGLVMVDSSSNQLDGVWLGGGAPTSTIGRVGRAVECDGVSSGIQTPGSSLLDLSSNMTLMAWVRPDGGNATGTQAVVVRQGGVGLQLTRRRPEVRLPGHVPEVVSAPVTLPAGEWAQLVAVFSGSNVSLWVDGQMVLREAVLTEQNPPSEWRAPLCRRLLEEGLMGQNPPLPWGIGCDVGATNLCFAGGLDEVRMYHRALSLAEIQELYALGADPDGDTRGTQDELREGSDPAQRLVSARLVGDLDGDGRVTVRDRDRLQALVTALGQHHTRLEYDAEGNLIRKTDALGHATTTAYNGNSRPVVTTDANGKATYQEVNAVGAVTAVTDPLGAVTRFEFNAFGNVTRVTDPAGNQTRLTYNAAGQTIRSLNSRGVSTVTYYDELGRVQEVIAAEGLPEEQRSWTFYDVADRLVSNRNQIGAVNEYAYDARGLLVKETSARGTGDETIEETTYDERGLAISRKDPRGFVTHQTYDALGRAVTAVDALGNSTRTDFDNLGHAVATVQPNGRVIRQEFDKWGNVIRQMDGGDQLITEYDVLNRVVARVDWRGIRSELAYDAVGNVVETVEAKGTPAEARTFMAYDAANRPIRVTNANGGTVASAYDTCGNKVWQSDELGRSTRWGYQYGTRLAWTLKPDGVVVSNRYDALDRLTAEWVDNGVAKTFQHDGLSRLTNAVDFNNPATSADDNRVAYTYDALNRVVGEWQNGRLIQRQFDAAGNPGLLTMPSGISVRRVFNGNRRLTELKNAAGSVTYASYAYTPNGRVQSVTYASGVVETHGYDVRERLSTLRQQGSHCDYNAVVSRDPDGNVTLSSESNGEGAAYTYDAANRVTARKALNELFGESLDYDLLGNWLSSSNPVEGRVSRSSNAGNQYTRVGTETLQYDLNGNLTVRGAAGYRYDYRGRLVEAFSNGVPVARYSYDALNRRVSKDAAGGHWSYYYDGEALVDEEVNGSWGQSTLFADTIDTPVVLLRAGQAYYYLRDWRANIAAITDATGHPVEQFRYSLFGQMQVLDGNGNPLARSGLGNIWTFAARQWDQESGLLHYRNRVYAPELGRFFQQDPAGYADGLNLYTYAGNNPLLFSDPYGLYRWNHGELDSRVGEWIISQYGQLREIERQQREYEEALRQAEEERRRQQAANERAARAVSQYQQDHQKEIKSMVGRYKHLGVNEMEATRMLMSGVTSIPRLGATVGPNDLRRDWWLDYYLRGGQIDERMRGEMTRMGTSSVDQYFANTSQKETALRNKRKATQQQYSMAAVAIVATVVTCGAGGVLGAALLGTVGVTATSVSYGAFVAGAVMIQGVSSAASTLISQGTIGDFAQSWAIHSAASVAGYGAGYGAAQSGFDMGPQMAAQSGTGSLVASGARTAMEGGGFKTVFRDTAISMAAGGVMGTFMAAPGTGASPASFGEYVQAGTSSRLGLLQSPVSGGVQGSLRAAMYGGNMVEAFGEGAVSKEALVDFALASAVTPVASRVSAALVEALPGEPRPVAKPATWVAPSPITKAGPDSFSLKALGVSAVRGSAVTVVSHLEEMIVAPARSLLAIYTTLAADSVRERSQVVNPFSRSFAGYQLVDGALDAVLVAGGLPISFLSGDFLEGQWTDLGSHWTGIRALNFNGMANTMADAENMKRTVSGVKGEGVVAQVANRTHGWMVGDAIQAIGNELGLIDITAIRGAAALRGIAATGTPTIDVTAHSQGTMTFRRALDLVDEPGIRDRIRYQGFGSQAYISRNYLGLRSADNYWNRSFGQGSASGIDLVPMVNFVPSISKVFGDPSYELGNGAWQTVQSPQNINEPGGNHHGMQYYAGYLSR